A window of Clostridium sp. 'White wine YQ' contains these coding sequences:
- a CDS encoding sensor histidine kinase produces MLYTVATTLVQTYLIYAFSDKKINIKLNGIFAIIIVMLIKPSVMQFLADNLLSFIFVWFCNYIITYFCIGKNFRRNLELSFFVELITLMSYYMSSGIVLILDYKINIADIFNFNILLHPINYSFILIYLAILLAFGLFRRYIPLSFPDDNVKERNFNGIYIIILINILIKIINDLNINYGIKLIIFVSINFFILMFYIINNKLDIQNIKDELELNEKEKKIKELTLYIDTIEKLVEKYREFKHDYKNIVLGIGMDNLKENDLLDKLSREVVGDKSYDAFLNLKDINYIPLKSILSYYIMLSIKKDIEVSLITIGKIKECNISEMEFSRVMGIILENALEEVLKNEHKKLEIYVEAIDNNLNITVANTFKKQELNMDKIYDRGYSTKGENRGLGLYILKSIVDKNPKMNLNTFINEGMFTQDLYIFSAEEKLKGK; encoded by the coding sequence ATGCTTTACACAGTAGCAACCACATTAGTTCAAACCTATCTTATTTATGCTTTTTCTGATAAAAAGATAAATATTAAACTAAATGGTATTTTTGCAATAATAATAGTGATGCTTATTAAACCAAGTGTTATGCAGTTTTTAGCTGATAACCTTTTATCATTTATATTTGTATGGTTTTGCAATTATATAATAACCTATTTCTGCATTGGCAAGAACTTCAGAAGGAATTTGGAACTTTCCTTTTTTGTAGAGTTAATTACTCTCATGTCCTATTATATGAGTTCAGGTATAGTACTTATTTTAGATTATAAAATAAATATAGCAGATATATTTAATTTTAATATTTTATTACATCCTATTAATTATAGTTTTATATTAATTTATTTAGCAATCTTATTAGCATTTGGGTTATTTAGGAGATATATTCCTTTGAGTTTTCCAGATGATAATGTGAAAGAAAGAAACTTTAATGGCATATACATAATCATTCTTATTAATATATTGATAAAAATAATAAATGATTTAAATATTAACTACGGAATTAAATTAATCATATTTGTTTCGATAAACTTTTTTATCTTAATGTTTTACATTATAAATAATAAACTAGACATTCAGAATATAAAAGATGAATTAGAACTAAATGAAAAAGAAAAGAAGATTAAGGAATTAACCCTATACATAGATACCATAGAGAAGTTAGTGGAGAAATATAGAGAGTTTAAACATGATTATAAAAACATAGTTTTAGGCATTGGAATGGATAACTTAAAAGAAAATGATCTATTAGATAAATTAAGTAGAGAAGTGGTAGGGGATAAAAGTTATGATGCCTTCCTGAATTTGAAAGATATAAATTATATACCTTTAAAATCTATTCTTTCATATTATATAATGTTAAGTATTAAGAAAGATATAGAAGTAAGCTTAATAACTATAGGAAAAATAAAGGAATGTAATATATCTGAAATGGAATTTTCTAGAGTTATGGGAATAATATTAGAAAATGCATTAGAGGAAGTATTAAAAAATGAACATAAAAAATTAGAAATTTATGTGGAAGCGATTGATAATAACTTAAATATTACAGTAGCTAATACATTTAAAAAACAAGAATTGAATATGGATAAAATTTATGATAGAGGATATTCTACTAAAGGTGAAAATAGAGGATTAGGTCTTTATATACTAAAATCTATAGTGGATAAGAATCCAAAAATGAACCTAAATACATTTATTAATGAGGGAATGTTTACACAAGATTTATATATTTTTTCTGCAGAGGAGAAGTTAAAAGGAAAATAG
- a CDS encoding LytR/AlgR family response regulator transcription factor — MNIIICEDRKEYIVKISQIAKLVFGERGLECNIKAFNIYEEAIKYIKSLKSYEDCLYILDIDLKQDKNGLMLGREIRNIDEYKGEMIYVTSYVHQMQSVFKYKLKILDFIDKGFDMENSIREALNTYIKIYKDKIENESLIFKVGGNVFIIKPSDIICIGTDKSKKKIIIYTINKEISVNLTLKEIQEELSNQFIQIHRSIIVNKEHIKMIEDVNEDLYVVLTGGIREIVSKRREKEIRSCFTQ; from the coding sequence ATGAACATAATTATATGTGAAGATAGAAAAGAATATATAGTAAAAATTTCTCAAATAGCAAAACTTGTATTTGGAGAGAGAGGCTTGGAATGTAATATCAAAGCATTTAATATCTATGAAGAGGCAATAAAATATATTAAATCTTTAAAATCCTATGAAGATTGCCTTTATATTTTAGATATTGATTTGAAACAGGACAAAAATGGGTTAATGCTAGGAAGAGAGATAAGAAATATTGATGAATATAAAGGAGAAATGATATATGTTACTTCTTATGTACATCAAATGCAAAGCGTATTTAAATATAAGCTGAAAATATTAGACTTTATAGACAAAGGCTTTGACATGGAAAATTCTATAAGAGAAGCACTTAATACATATATTAAAATTTATAAAGATAAGATTGAGAATGAATCTTTAATATTTAAGGTTGGTGGAAATGTATTTATTATAAAACCCTCAGATATTATTTGTATTGGAACTGATAAGAGTAAAAAGAAGATTATTATATATACAATAAATAAGGAAATAAGCGTGAATTTAACTCTAAAGGAAATTCAAGAAGAACTTTCAAATCAATTTATACAAATTCATAGAAGCATAATTGTTAATAAAGAACATATTAAAATGATTGAAGATGTTAATGAGGATTTATATGTAGTTCTTACTGGTGGTATAAGGGAGATTGTTTCTAAGAGAAGAGAGAAGGAGATACGATCATGCTTTACACAGTAG
- a CDS encoding DUF956 family protein has protein sequence MVESLNTKVDLVIEATAFTGFSDYGKLMIGDKGFEFYNSRDTRKFIQIPWEEVDYVIASVMFKGKWIPRYAIRTKKNGTYTFASKDAKKVLRTVRNYIDPEHMVSSLSFFDVVKRAVKSLFKKNK, from the coding sequence ATGGTTGAATCACTCAATACAAAAGTAGATTTAGTAATTGAAGCAACAGCATTTACGGGTTTTTCAGATTATGGTAAACTCATGATTGGCGACAAGGGTTTCGAATTCTATAATTCTCGTGATACACGCAAGTTTATTCAAATTCCTTGGGAAGAGGTTGACTATGTCATTGCATCTGTAATGTTTAAAGGAAAATGGATTCCAAGATATGCAATCAGAACAAAGAAAAATGGTACATATACTTTTGCCTCAAAAGATGCAAAAAAGGTACTTCGTACTGTTCGAAATTATATTGATCCAGAGCATATGGTTTCTTCGTTAAGCTTTTTTGATGTGGTAAAACGAGCTGTGAAATCACTATTTAAGAAGAATAAATAA
- a CDS encoding PTS system mannose/fructose/sorbose family transporter subunit IID has product MAKDLKLTKKDRISVWWRSAFLQGSWNYERMQNGGWAFAMIPAIKRLYKTKEERTAALERHLEFFNTHPYVASPVIGVTLALEEERANGAPIDNATIQGVKVGMMGPLAGIGDPVFWFTVRPILGALAASLAISGNIIGPFIFFFAWNIIRMAFMWYTQEFGYKAGSRISEDLTGGLLQDITKGASILGMFILGSLVNRWVSVRFAPVVSSVKLSDGAFIDWSKLPDGAAGIQQALLQQGSGMALTDTKVTTLQGNLDSLIPGLAGLIITLICMWLLKKKVSPIVMILGLFVIGIVFHLIGLM; this is encoded by the coding sequence ATGGCAAAAGATTTAAAATTAACTAAAAAAGATCGTATTTCTGTTTGGTGGCGTTCAGCTTTCCTTCAAGGTTCTTGGAACTATGAAAGAATGCAAAACGGTGGTTGGGCATTCGCAATGATTCCAGCAATCAAAAGATTATATAAGACTAAAGAAGAAAGAACTGCAGCGTTGGAACGTCACTTAGAGTTCTTCAACACTCATCCATATGTAGCTTCACCAGTTATTGGTGTAACATTAGCATTAGAAGAAGAACGTGCAAATGGTGCTCCAATCGATAACGCAACTATTCAAGGTGTTAAGGTTGGTATGATGGGACCTTTAGCTGGTATCGGAGATCCAGTATTCTGGTTTACTGTAAGACCAATATTAGGAGCATTAGCTGCTTCACTTGCTATTAGCGGTAACATTATTGGACCATTCATATTCTTCTTTGCTTGGAACATAATTCGTATGGCATTTATGTGGTATACACAAGAGTTCGGTTACAAAGCAGGATCTCGTATCAGTGAAGATTTAACTGGTGGTTTATTACAAGATATTACAAAAGGAGCATCTATCCTTGGTATGTTCATATTAGGATCATTAGTTAACAGATGGGTATCTGTTAGATTTGCACCAGTAGTATCATCAGTTAAATTAAGTGATGGAGCATTCATTGATTGGAGCAAGCTTCCTGATGGAGCTGCTGGAATTCAACAAGCTCTATTACAACAAGGATCAGGTATGGCATTAACTGATACTAAGGTAACAACTTTACAAGGTAACTTAGATTCATTAATTCCTGGACTTGCAGGATTAATAATCACACTTATCTGTATGTGGTTACTTAAGAAGAAAGTATCTCCAATTGTTATGATTCTAGGATTATTTGTAATTGGTATTGTTTTCCACTTAATCGGATTAATGTAA
- a CDS encoding PTS mannose/fructose/sorbose transporter subunit IIC, with the protein MTLNIIQIILVIIVAFLAGVEGILDEFQFHQPIIACTLIGLATGNLLPCLILGGTLQMIALGWANIGAAVAPDAALASVASAIILVLGGQGKEGVASAIAIAVPLAVAGLLLTIICRTIATAFVHFMDAAAKEGNIRAVEMWQIAAICLQGVRIAIPAGLILAIGADPIRSLLDAMPTWLTGGLAIGGGMVVAVGYAMVINMMATKEVWPFFAVGFVLATVSQITLIGLGALGVALALLYLALSKQGGNGGSSNTGDPLGDLIDRY; encoded by the coding sequence GTGACTTTAAATATAATTCAAATAATATTAGTCATCATTGTAGCATTTCTAGCTGGTGTAGAAGGTATATTGGATGAATTCCAATTCCATCAACCAATAATAGCTTGTACATTAATCGGTTTAGCTACAGGAAATTTATTACCATGCCTTATCCTAGGTGGTACTCTTCAAATGATCGCTTTAGGCTGGGCAAATATCGGTGCTGCAGTAGCACCTGATGCAGCATTAGCATCTGTTGCATCCGCAATTATTTTAGTTCTTGGTGGACAAGGTAAAGAGGGAGTTGCTTCAGCAATCGCTATAGCTGTTCCTCTAGCAGTTGCAGGTTTATTATTAACAATTATTTGTCGTACTATTGCTACAGCATTTGTACACTTCATGGATGCAGCTGCAAAAGAAGGAAATATCAGAGCTGTTGAAATGTGGCAAATCGCTGCTATCTGCTTACAAGGTGTACGTATAGCAATTCCTGCTGGTTTAATATTAGCAATTGGTGCTGATCCAATACGTTCATTACTTGACGCTATGCCTACTTGGTTAACAGGTGGTTTAGCAATCGGTGGTGGAATGGTTGTAGCTGTTGGTTATGCAATGGTAATCAACATGATGGCTACAAAAGAAGTATGGCCATTCTTTGCAGTAGGTTTTGTATTAGCAACAGTTTCACAAATTACACTTATCGGATTAGGTGCTTTAGGTGTTGCATTAGCTCTTCTTTACTTAGCATTAAGTAAACAAGGCGGCAACGGCGGAAGTTCAAATACTGGAGATCCATTAGGGGATCTTATAGATAGATACTAA
- a CDS encoding mannose/fructose/sorbose PTS transporter subunit IIA: MVGIILASHGEFAKGILQSGTMIFGEQENVKAITLMPSEGPDDLKAKMKEAIASFDKQDEVLFLVDLWGGTPFNQANSLFEEHKDKWAIVAGLNLPMLIEAYGLRLSNESAHEIAASILKSAKEGIKVKPETLEPVTGGTSQASAQQSNAGAPGSFEYVLARIDSRLLHGQVATAWTKAMQPTRIIVVSDDVARDKLRKNLITQAAPPGVKAHVVPVDHMIKLAKDDQHFGGQRAMLLFENPEDVLRAVEGGVPLKTINVGSMAHSLGKVQPNKVLAFNQVDIDTFNKLKKAGLNFDVRKVPNDSKGNMDEILKKAQEELAKLK, from the coding sequence ATGGTAGGAATTATTCTTGCTAGTCACGGTGAATTTGCTAAAGGCATCTTGCAATCTGGTACGATGATTTTCGGAGAACAAGAAAACGTTAAAGCTATTACGTTGATGCCAAGTGAAGGACCTGATGATCTAAAAGCAAAAATGAAAGAAGCAATCGCATCTTTTGACAAGCAAGATGAGGTTTTATTCTTAGTTGATCTTTGGGGCGGTACTCCATTCAACCAAGCAAACTCTCTATTTGAAGAACACAAAGATAAATGGGCTATTGTAGCCGGTTTAAATCTTCCAATGTTGATTGAAGCTTATGGTTTACGTCTTTCAAATGAATCTGCACATGAAATTGCAGCATCTATTTTAAAATCAGCTAAAGAAGGAATCAAGGTTAAACCAGAAACATTAGAACCAGTTACTGGTGGAACTTCACAAGCCTCAGCTCAACAATCTAATGCAGGTGCACCTGGATCATTCGAGTATGTTTTAGCTAGAATCGACTCTCGTTTGCTTCATGGACAAGTAGCAACTGCTTGGACAAAAGCTATGCAACCTACACGTATCATTGTTGTGTCAGATGATGTTGCAAGAGACAAACTTCGTAAGAACTTAATTACACAAGCTGCTCCTCCAGGAGTTAAGGCTCATGTTGTACCAGTAGATCATATGATCAAGCTTGCAAAAGATGATCAACATTTTGGTGGACAACGTGCTATGCTTCTTTTTGAAAATCCAGAGGATGTACTAAGAGCAGTAGAAGGTGGAGTACCTTTGAAGACAATCAATGTTGGTTCAATGGCTCACTCTTTAGGTAAAGTTCAACCAAATAAAGTACTTGCTTTTAATCAAGTAGATATTGATACATTCAATAAACTTAAAAAAGCTGGACTAAACTTTGACGTTCGTAAAGTACCAAATGATTCAAAAGGAAATATGGACGAAATACTAAAAAAAGCACAAGAAGAATTAGCTAAACTTAAATAA
- a CDS encoding DUF2249 domain-containing protein, giving the protein MSRFKAQVDARIYPPREKHVVIFDTFNNLVSGEEMELLNDHDPRPLHYQFLAEYTEQFEWEYLEQGPEVWRVAIKKK; this is encoded by the coding sequence ATGTCAAGATTTAAAGCACAAGTAGATGCACGTATATATCCACCAAGGGAAAAGCATGTTGTAATATTTGATACTTTTAATAATTTAGTGAGTGGAGAAGAAATGGAGCTATTAAATGACCATGATCCAAGACCACTACATTATCAATTTTTAGCAGAATATACTGAACAATTTGAATGGGAATATCTTGAGCAAGGACCAGAGGTATGGCGTGTAGCTATCAAAAAGAAATAG
- a CDS encoding ABC-F family ATP-binding cassette domain-containing protein, with protein MIKVDNLSYSFPQKDLFNNISFTLEDGNHCAFIGTNGSGKSTLIDIIMYPEKYMFDGSLELSPNCRIGYVSQFSHLDNIEEITVFDYIAEDFIKLQNEITSICTEMETSSDIDTLLEKYQQTLDAFDAINGADYENNINKSLNLANLIKYKDLMISELSGGQFKLIQVIKEMLNSPDLMIMDEPDVFLDFDNLKALKDLINSHKGTMLIITHSRYLLNHCFDKIIHLENMELQEYDGNFIDYNFSLLETKIELQELAASDNEEFERNEKLIKKLRDIATDNAEAFRGRTLRARVKYQERLEKRMIKAPFVDIKQPNIRLSTYNVPEEIVALKVKDYSISFDDLLLENVNFEIKSTDKIAIIGSNGTGKTTLLQEIYKNNHDSIEINENVKIAYLSQLQGKTLNESNTILEEFFDAGFKTYDDIKAHISNYGFEEEMINQKIGSLSGGEKNILQLAKISDSKTNMLLLDEPTSHLDTYSQIALEKAISNYQGAILMISHDFYSIVNCMDFVLIIEDKTIRKMNMRKFRKMIYAKHFSLDYLEIEQKKKLVEIRIESALKNTDFTLAKDLLEELEALIKLL; from the coding sequence GTGATAAAAGTTGATAATTTGTCCTATTCGTTCCCCCAAAAAGATTTATTTAATAACATTTCATTTACATTAGAAGATGGTAATCATTGTGCTTTTATAGGAACAAACGGTAGCGGAAAAAGTACACTGATAGATATAATTATGTATCCAGAAAAATATATGTTCGATGGTAGTTTAGAACTATCCCCTAATTGTAGAATTGGTTATGTAAGTCAATTCTCACATTTGGACAATATAGAAGAAATTACTGTTTTTGATTATATAGCAGAAGATTTTATTAAATTACAAAATGAAATAACATCTATTTGTACTGAAATGGAAACATCCTCTGATATTGATACTTTACTAGAAAAGTATCAACAAACTTTAGATGCATTTGATGCAATTAATGGTGCCGACTACGAAAACAACATTAATAAGAGCCTAAATCTTGCAAACTTAATAAAGTATAAAGATTTAATGATATCTGAGCTTAGCGGTGGGCAGTTCAAGCTTATTCAAGTAATCAAGGAAATGCTAAACTCTCCAGACTTAATGATTATGGATGAACCTGATGTATTTTTAGACTTTGATAATCTTAAAGCACTTAAAGATCTAATTAATTCACACAAAGGAACAATGTTAATTATTACGCACAGCAGATATCTATTGAATCACTGTTTTGACAAGATTATTCACCTAGAAAACATGGAGCTTCAAGAGTATGACGGAAACTTTATTGATTATAACTTCTCATTACTCGAAACTAAAATTGAATTACAAGAGCTAGCTGCTTCTGATAATGAAGAATTTGAGAGAAACGAAAAGTTAATAAAAAAACTAAGAGATATAGCAACTGACAATGCTGAAGCTTTTAGAGGGAGAACCCTAAGAGCTAGAGTTAAATATCAAGAAAGATTAGAAAAACGTATGATTAAAGCACCATTTGTAGATATTAAGCAACCGAATATACGTTTATCTACATATAATGTGCCCGAAGAAATTGTTGCTTTAAAAGTTAAGGATTATAGCATCTCCTTTGACGATTTGCTTCTAGAAAATGTTAACTTTGAGATTAAATCTACTGATAAAATAGCCATTATCGGTTCAAATGGTACCGGTAAAACAACCTTACTTCAAGAAATATATAAAAATAATCATGATTCTATTGAAATAAATGAAAATGTTAAAATAGCTTATTTATCTCAGCTTCAAGGCAAAACACTAAATGAATCTAATACGATACTTGAAGAATTTTTTGATGCTGGCTTTAAAACCTATGATGATATTAAAGCTCATATTTCAAACTATGGTTTTGAAGAAGAAATGATTAATCAAAAGATAGGATCTTTATCTGGTGGAGAAAAAAATATACTTCAATTGGCTAAAATCTCTGATAGTAAAACAAACATGTTACTTCTTGATGAGCCTACAAGTCATTTAGACACCTATTCACAAATAGCATTAGAGAAAGCCATATCAAATTATCAAGGCGCGATACTTATGATTTCTCATGATTTCTATTCTATAGTTAACTGTATGGATTTTGTTTTAATCATTGAAGATAAGACAATTAGAAAAATGAATATGCGAAAATTTAGAAAGATGATTTATGCTAAGCATTTTAGCTTAGACTATTTAGAAATAGAACAAAAGAAAAAATTAGTTGAAATAAGAATAGAATCTGCTTTAAAAAATACTGATTTTACGCTTGCAAAAGATTTATTAGAAGAGTTAGAAGCGCTGATTAAATTACTCTAA
- a CDS encoding bifunctional 4-hydroxy-2-oxoglutarate aldolase/2-dehydro-3-deoxy-phosphogluconate aldolase, translating to MFEELYNILKEEKAVAVIRTNTYEEAKEISMAAIDGGMKIIEITMSVPNAPKLIKELKEAYKGTYVGAGTVLTKDAVDECIDNNADFIVSPCIDEEIISYASQRKALIIPGLMTMSEVNKAYKLGLRFIKLFPGSVVGKGFIGAAKSIFPDINIMPTGGVNKDNISEWIQAGADCGGIGSDLNKVYKSNGVVGVKEYCVKVMAKVK from the coding sequence ATGTTTGAAGAACTTTATAATATTTTAAAAGAAGAAAAAGCAGTAGCTGTTATTAGAACTAATACATATGAAGAAGCAAAGGAAATTAGTATGGCAGCTATTGACGGTGGAATGAAGATTATAGAAATAACTATGAGTGTACCCAATGCACCAAAGCTCATAAAAGAATTAAAAGAAGCATATAAAGGTACGTATGTTGGAGCAGGAACTGTTTTAACTAAAGATGCTGTAGATGAGTGCATCGATAATAATGCTGATTTTATTGTTTCACCTTGCATTGATGAAGAAATAATAAGTTATGCGAGTCAAAGAAAGGCATTAATAATTCCTGGGCTAATGACAATGTCAGAAGTAAACAAAGCTTATAAATTAGGATTAAGATTTATAAAACTATTTCCAGGAAGTGTTGTTGGAAAAGGATTTATAGGAGCAGCAAAATCAATATTTCCAGATATTAATATAATGCCTACTGGCGGAGTAAATAAGGATAATATAAGTGAATGGATACAAGCTGGAGCAGATTGTGGTGGAATTGGTAGTGATTTAAATAAAGTATATAAAAGCAATGGTGTTGTAGGTGTAAAAGAATATTGCGTTAAAGTTATGGCAAAAGTAAAATGA
- a CDS encoding sugar kinase — MDVITIGDGMIAMCPIQKGPIIFSNTFERKVGGAELNVAIGCSRLGLKSGWISRLGNDDFGKYILKTIRGEDVDISEVKLVDGYQTSVYFREVLSDGSSRSFYYREKSPTSTMNPEDLNEEYFKNAKILHITGVFPSINKNNQSVFIEAVKLAKKLNLKVSFDPNIRLKMWTKEEAKYFIQRILPSVDILLIGDKEVELLLEDTNIEKAIETFHGYGIEKVIVKRGAKGAIGSDGKNIYEVPAIKPKALVDTVGAGDGFAAGFLTALLKGETLESCVTFANAVGSLVVGVEGDNEGLPYYDDVLVHLGQAKKIER, encoded by the coding sequence ATGGATGTAATTACAATAGGAGATGGAATGATTGCAATGTGTCCTATACAAAAAGGACCAATAATATTTTCGAATACTTTTGAAAGAAAAGTAGGAGGAGCAGAATTGAACGTTGCAATTGGTTGCTCAAGATTAGGATTAAAATCTGGATGGATAAGTAGACTAGGAAACGATGATTTCGGAAAATATATTTTAAAGACAATAAGAGGAGAAGATGTTGATATATCAGAAGTTAAGCTTGTAGATGGATATCAAACATCAGTATATTTTAGAGAAGTTTTATCTGATGGGTCTAGTAGGTCATTTTATTATAGAGAGAAATCTCCAACAAGTACAATGAACCCAGAAGATTTGAATGAAGAATATTTTAAGAATGCAAAAATACTTCATATAACAGGAGTTTTTCCTTCAATTAATAAAAATAATCAAAGTGTGTTTATAGAAGCAGTAAAATTAGCAAAGAAATTAAATTTAAAGGTATCCTTTGATCCTAATATTAGATTGAAAATGTGGACAAAAGAAGAAGCAAAATATTTTATACAAAGGATTTTACCTAGTGTTGATATTCTCTTAATAGGAGATAAAGAAGTAGAACTATTATTAGAAGATACTAATATAGAAAAGGCAATAGAAACTTTTCACGGTTATGGAATAGAGAAAGTTATTGTTAAAAGAGGAGCTAAAGGAGCAATAGGTTCAGATGGTAAAAATATATATGAAGTTCCAGCTATTAAACCAAAAGCGTTAGTAGATACAGTAGGGGCGGGAGATGGATTTGCAGCAGGATTTTTAACTGCGCTACTTAAAGGTGAAACACTAGAAAGTTGTGTTACATTTGCAAATGCAGTTGGATCCCTAGTAGTTGGTGTCGAAGGTGATAATGAAGGATTACCTTATTATGATGATGTTTTAGTACATTTAGGACAAGCAAAAAAAATAGAGCGTTAG